From one Candidatus Neomarinimicrobiota bacterium genomic stretch:
- a CDS encoding ParA family protein produces the protein MFDYSKIITIANQKGGVGKTTTAVNLAAGLAASEIPTLLVDIDPQANATSGVGVEMGSFKRSIYDILTNNTTFDEAIVRTQLEYLDLMPSTHQLVGAEVELVGMLAREYILKRALSEMTREYEYIFIDCPPSLGLLTVNGLTAADSVLIPIQCEYYALEGLSQLLSTIRLIQRQLNKDL, from the coding sequence GTGTTTGATTACTCTAAAATCATAACTATTGCTAACCAGAAGGGCGGGGTGGGCAAGACCACCACGGCGGTGAACCTGGCCGCTGGGCTGGCTGCCAGCGAAATACCCACGTTGCTGGTCGATATAGATCCCCAGGCCAACGCCACCAGCGGCGTGGGGGTGGAAATGGGCTCCTTCAAGCGCTCGATCTACGATATTCTCACCAACAACACCACCTTTGATGAGGCTATCGTCAGGACGCAGCTGGAATACCTGGATCTGATGCCATCCACCCATCAGCTGGTTGGGGCCGAAGTAGAGCTGGTAGGCATGCTGGCCAGAGAGTACATTCTCAAGAGGGCCCTGAGCGAAATGACCCGTGAGTATGAATACATTTTCATCGACTGTCCGCCGTCACTGGGACTGCTCACCGTGAATGGCCTGACAGCGGCCGACTCGGTACTCATTCCGATCCAGTGCGAGTATTACGCCCTGGAGGGGCTCTCCCAGCTGCTCAGCACTATCCGGCTCATCCAGCGGCAGCTGAACAAAGATCTG